Below is a window of uncultured Tolumonas sp. DNA.
TAAATTCTCTAGATGAAAGAAGAGAGTTTGTAGTTTCCTCTGACTTTTATAAAGAAAAAATTAAAGGCAAAACAGAACGTGATCAGAAAGTAATATTAAAAGAAATTACTGAAAAAGATATTAATTACACAGCAGCTGATGATGTAAAGAAGACTTTTGACACAATAACCCTATCTGCAGATACATCCAAACAATCGCAAATTTTATTGCAACAATATATAGCATCAGTGAATGCAAAGGTTGTTAAGAATAATGAGTATGAACTGAAGTTATTGCTAAATAAATTCCGCCAGGATCTTGCTGCAGAAGCTAAAACATTAGAAACCAGTGCAGATGATATGCTAATGCTGCAGATAAAGAGTGTATCTGATTCGCTAGCTCAGGCGAAAGAAATGAATCTGATTGAAACATCTGCTAACTTGCCAACTGACATAAGCGATTCAACAATGTATTTGCTTGGTAGTAAAGCATTATCTGCAAAACTAGCCTCATTAAAAGCATCAGAGCCTACACTGGCGAAGCGTTATTTTGATGTTCAACAACAGTTAAAAACGTTGAATGAAATTAAGAATAGCTCAGTCACAGGCCAAGCTTTTTGTTTTATTGATATGCCTGATGAGCCAGTGACAAAAGATAAACCGAAACGAGTTCTAATTTTGATAGGTGGCGCATTATTAGGGCTTTTCGGAAGTGTGTTCTTTTTCTCGATTTTATTTTCGCTCAAGAAGAAAAATAAATAGATGTCAAATTTGGTGAGGCGTTTTACCAGTAATGCTGGTGCCAACATAATCGGTGGCATAGGCACAGCCATCTATAACTTGATCTTACCTAGTATTGTTGTGCACAAACTAAGCCCAGAAGATTTTTCGGTATGGAGTTTGGGTATACAGGTCATTATATATATTCAGGTACTAGGATTCGGAGTTCAAACAGCTATCGCACGTTTTGTTTCTGCAGACAATGAAATAGACAATAAGGTTGGAATATTTTCAACTGTGATGGCTGGAAGAAAAATACTAAGAATTCTAATGTTTCTGGGGGTTATAATCTCTGTTTTGCTAATGATAATTTATCCTTTATTTTTTAATGGATTAAATCATGATGGTGTGACAGTGTTGCGTTACTGTATTTTGGCATTCGGGGTGTCATCATCGCTTCAGTTGTTATCATTACTCCCTATAGGCTTTTTTACTGGATTACACAAAAATTATATCCATGTGCTTGCTCAGCTGTTTGGTCGCATAATATCTATTATTATCATCTACTTGTTGGTAAAGGCCGAGGCAAGTATTACGGTATTGTCAGTGGGATTATCGGTTGGCTTGGTTATTCCATGTGGATTACTTGTTTACATAATGAATAAATCTCAACTATTTACGACAGAGATTATTATGGAAACGCAGATTTATGATAGGGGAAAAGAATTAATTTCATACTGCAAAGTACTTGCAGTATGGGTTTTTTGCATGCTATTCGTAAATGGTATTCAGCCAACAATTGCTGGTTTTTTTGATATAAAACATGTTGGTCATTATTCATTAGCTATGACGTTGGTTATGGTCATGGTTGGCCTACAACAAGCAATAATGTCACCAATAGTCACCGTTGGTGCAACTTTGCATGCATCACAAAAAAATAGAGAGTTATTTAGAATGCTAAAACTCTCAACCGTCACGTGCTTTTTGGTATTGTTCTTTTCAGTGATTTTCTTTGTTATATGTGGACGTTATATAGTAAAAGTTTGGTTAGGCAATGATTATGTTATGTATGTTTATCCCATATTAATAGCATTAGTAACTACTAATGCTATTAGGAATATTCTTTCGCCATATTCATTGTTATTAATTGCGACAGGTGCGCATAAAAATGCACATGTTCCAGCAATGATTGAAGCTGTTTGCGCTGTACTATTCATGAGCATAAGTGGGTGGTTGTATGGGGCACTAGGAGTAGCGCAAGGCTCTATTTTAGCATCCATAGCTGGAGTTTGTGCTAATTTATTAGTGACTTTAAAACAAGTGGGTTTTATTAATAAAAGCGAGCGGAGTATCGTTTTGCTGATTATGTTTGTTGCATTAATTTTAATTGTTTCCTGTTATGCTGTTTTTTTGAGTGTTATAAACCGATGAATAAACTTAAAAATATGCTAAAGAGTCTATTGTATAGACCATTCAATCTTAATGTCGGGAAAGGGACATATATCTTAACACCAAGAAAAATTATTAATAAAAGATTCATATCTATTGGTAGTAATACATTGATTGGCCATCACTCAGTCATCTATGCCATTACGAAGAACCATGAACAGGAATTTGAATGCCAAATCACTATTGGCAATAATGTTTATATTGGCCATTACGGCCAAATACATTGTGCGAATGCTATTGAAATAGGTAATAACTGTGTTTTAAGTGACTATATTTATATATCTGATGTATCGCATGGATTATCGCCATTAAATGGTCATATATTGGATCAATTATTAGAATCCAAAGGTCCTGTTGTTATTGGTGACGGTTCATTTATTGGCTATGGTGCAACGGTTCTTCCTGGAGTGAAAATTGGTAAGCACTGTGTTGTTGGAGCTAGAGCTGTAGTTACTAAAGATATACCTGATTACTCAATGGTTTCTGGGAATCCAGCGAAAATTATTAAGAAATTTGATTTCGACCATAAGCAGTGGGTTGCTGTAGATAAAGTTGGCGAATTATGATGCATATATCCTTATTGATGGATAATATAAAATTTCATATCTATAAAATGAAAACAAAACATATTTATTCCAATATGTTTAAGTGCATTGGAAAGGGAACTGTTATATTTCCTCCTTTAATGTTTCGATATACTGAATATGCCAAAATAGGTGAAAATGTAATTATTAGGGGTGGAGCAAGAATAGAGCTCATTAAAAAAAATAAAAATAAACCAGAACTGATTATTGGTAATGATGTAAATATAGAACAAAATGTGCATATAATTTGTGGAAATAAAATTATTATTGGTGATAAAGTCTCAATTACAGGAAATGTAGCTATAGTTGACGTTGAACATCCTTATGATGATATTAGTTCATCAATTAAGATTGGGGATAGAGTTCAATACGATGGAAACTATGTTGAAATAGGTAATGGCTCGTTTATTGGGTTTGGTAGTGTGATCTTGCCGAATGTTAAAATTGGTAAATATGCAGTCATTGGTGCTAATTCTGTTGTTAATGTTAATGTGCCTGATTTTTCAGTTGCTGCAGGAAATCCAATAAAAATTATTAAAATATATGATCATAATGAAGAGAAATGGATTAAGGTGAAATAATGAAAATATTAATTACTGGTGGTGCTGGTTTTATCGGTTCTAATCTTGCTTTAAAACTATTAGAATATGGGCATGAAGTTACAGTGTTTGATAATTTATCACCTCAGATCCATGGTGATAATCCTGAGTTGACATCTCCTTTATATGGTTCAATTAAAAATAAAGTGACTTTTGTTCTAGGTAATATTTGTGATAAACAAGCATTACAGCAGGTTTTAGCAGAGCAAGATGCGGTAGTTCACCTTGCCGCAGAAACAGGCACTGGACAGTCTATGTATGAAATTCAGCGTTATGTTGATGTCAATGTCGGAGGTACAGCATTACTGCTTGATATTTTGGCTAATGAAAAAACAGCGGTAAAAAAAGTTGTTGTGGCTTCATCTCGTTCCATTTATGGTGAAGGAAAATATCATTCAGCTGAGCTTGGAATTATTTATCCTGGTG
It encodes the following:
- a CDS encoding Wzz/FepE/Etk N-terminal domain-containing protein — protein: MNKKEFSQQANMPYPYPMPYQDNDEIDLVELFRTLWKQKAKIALITVVTTLASGIYAFTAEEVWTSNAVITAPKASDMGEFYLLAQNLERNAPIVVTPDGVQTKTEDAKQLQFANLQTNLFKEFKNTLNSLDERREFVVSSDFYKEKIKGKTERDQKVILKEITEKDINYTAADDVKKTFDTITLSADTSKQSQILLQQYIASVNAKVVKNNEYELKLLLNKFRQDLAAEAKTLETSADDMLMLQIKSVSDSLAQAKEMNLIETSANLPTDISDSTMYLLGSKALSAKLASLKASEPTLAKRYFDVQQQLKTLNEIKNSSVTGQAFCFIDMPDEPVTKDKPKRVLILIGGALLGLFGSVFFFSILFSLKKKNK
- a CDS encoding acyltransferase; translated protein: MNKLKNMLKSLLYRPFNLNVGKGTYILTPRKIINKRFISIGSNTLIGHHSVIYAITKNHEQEFECQITIGNNVYIGHYGQIHCANAIEIGNNCVLSDYIYISDVSHGLSPLNGHILDQLLESKGPVVIGDGSFIGYGATVLPGVKIGKHCVVGARAVVTKDIPDYSMVSGNPAKIIKKFDFDHKQWVAVDKVGEL
- a CDS encoding acyltransferase; amino-acid sequence: MMHISLLMDNIKFHIYKMKTKHIYSNMFKCIGKGTVIFPPLMFRYTEYAKIGENVIIRGGARIELIKKNKNKPELIIGNDVNIEQNVHIICGNKIIIGDKVSITGNVAIVDVEHPYDDISSSIKIGDRVQYDGNYVEIGNGSFIGFGSVILPNVKIGKYAVIGANSVVNVNVPDFSVAAGNPIKIIKIYDHNEEKWIKVK